A section of the Candidatus Tectomicrobia bacterium genome encodes:
- the tatB gene encoding twin-arginine translocase subunit TatB, whose amino-acid sequence MFGSIGFPELVVIFIVALLVLGPQRLPEMARTLGRTLRELRRTASDLQSSFNLEEEFETEPRAGQAPVSEKDAAKDREGAEGPGAPGPAEAEAKAPGAAGESPKNGEGAAPAERAEPPEGSRPA is encoded by the coding sequence TTGTTCGGAAGTATCGGATTTCCCGAACTGGTCGTCATTTTCATCGTGGCCCTCCTGGTTCTCGGGCCCCAGCGCTTGCCCGAGATGGCCCGCACCCTGGGCCGCACCCTCCGGGAGCTCCGGCGCACGGCCTCGGATCTGCAGAGCAGCTTCAATCTGGAGGAGGAGTTCGAAACCGAGCCCCGCGCCGGCCAAGCCCCCGTCAGCGAGAAGGACGCGGCGAAGGACCGGGAAGGGGCCGAGGGGCCCGGGGCGCCCGGGCCGGCTGAGGCCGAGGCGAAGGCCCCCGGAGCGGCCGGTGAGAGCCCGAAGAACGGGGAGGGCGCCGCGCCCGCGGAGAGGGCGGAACCGCCCGAAGGGAGCCGTCCCGCGTGA
- the tatC gene encoding twin-arginine translocase subunit TatC, with product MSQDQGMSLTEHLAELRKRIVVILSAIGIIFLVTYYFSAYLLAFAQRPIGPHKLIFLSPTEAFFAHLKVAFYVAFFLSLPVTFHQVWKFCSPGLLETEKRYVAPFVIASSLCFAVGAFFCYYVVLPLGLEFLLSFGSPTLEPQISIGYYISFVFQLMLAFGLVFEVPILVILLVQMGVLSTKTLTSNRGYVVIAAFVMGAVLTPTPDMFNQILLAGPLLVLFEISILIGRVIERRRARRAAEQEAQGQEASP from the coding sequence GTGAGCCAAGACCAGGGCATGTCGCTCACGGAGCACCTCGCCGAGCTCCGAAAACGCATCGTCGTCATCCTCTCGGCGATCGGGATCATCTTCCTCGTTACGTATTATTTCTCGGCTTACCTGCTGGCGTTCGCGCAGCGGCCCATCGGCCCGCACAAGCTGATCTTCCTGTCCCCCACGGAGGCCTTCTTCGCCCACCTCAAGGTGGCCTTCTACGTGGCGTTCTTTCTGAGCCTGCCGGTGACGTTCCACCAGGTATGGAAGTTCTGCTCGCCCGGGCTGCTGGAAACCGAGAAACGCTATGTGGCGCCGTTCGTCATCGCCTCGAGCCTCTGCTTCGCCGTGGGGGCCTTCTTCTGTTATTACGTCGTCCTCCCCCTCGGGCTCGAGTTCCTCCTGAGCTTCGGCTCCCCCACCCTCGAGCCCCAGATCTCCATCGGCTACTACATCTCCTTCGTGTTCCAGCTCATGCTGGCCTTCGGCCTGGTGTTCGAGGTGCCCATCCTCGTCATCCTCCTCGTCCAGATGGGGGTGCTCTCGACCAAGACCCTCACCTCGAACCGGGGCTACGTCGTCATCGCCGCCTTCGTGATGGGCGCCGTCCTGACGCCCACGCCCGACATGTTCAACCAGATCCTGCTCGCGGGCCCCCTGCTGGTCCTGTTCGAGATCAGCATCCTCATCGGGCGGGTCATCGAGCGGCGCAGGGCGCGGCGCGCGGCGGAGCAAGAGGCCCAGGGCCAGGAGGCCTCGCCGTGA
- a CDS encoding acylphosphatase: MAAERVHLVIRGRVQGVWYRASAGKEARRLGLSGWVRNLPDGAVELAAEGPSGALDALIAWCWKGPTLARVDDIQIERGEATGEAEGFEVR, translated from the coding sequence GTGGCGGCCGAGCGGGTCCACCTCGTCATCCGGGGCCGCGTCCAGGGCGTCTGGTACCGGGCAAGCGCCGGGAAGGAGGCCCGCCGCCTGGGCCTCTCCGGCTGGGTGCGCAACCTTCCGGACGGCGCCGTCGAGCTCGCGGCCGAAGGCCCCTCCGGGGCCCTCGACGCCCTCATCGCCTGGTGCTGGAAGGGGCCGACCCTCGCCCGCGTGGACGACATCCAGATCGAGCGGGGAGAGGCGACGGGGGAGGCGGAGGGGTTCGAGGTGAGGTAG
- a CDS encoding cytochrome c biogenesis protein CcdA: protein MTESVSLGLAFGAGLLSFLSPCVLPLFPSYLSYITGLTYEDIQARGHTPGIRSAVMLNSLFFIAGFTAVFVALGASFSYIGRLLFDYQNVIRIAGGVLITMFGLYVGDRAVGFRLQQSLLKRPDWLVGGLASLLLLAGLAGIRAGSPTLGGVASAAALYALAAVFLPALSQERRFHIRSKPAGWAGSLLVGVTFAAGWTPCVGPILGSILLYAGTQQTAATGIFLLLAYSLGLGVPFLLSGLGVGYFFRYYQGFRAWFRTIELGSSAMLLAVGLLLISNYLSILSSYLIQWTGYTGV, encoded by the coding sequence ATGACGGAAAGCGTCTCCCTGGGGCTGGCCTTCGGGGCCGGGCTGCTGAGCTTCCTCTCCCCCTGCGTGCTGCCCCTCTTCCCGAGCTATCTCTCGTACATCACGGGCCTCACCTACGAGGACATCCAGGCGCGCGGCCACACGCCCGGCATCCGGTCGGCCGTGATGCTCAACTCGCTTTTCTTCATCGCCGGCTTCACCGCCGTCTTCGTCGCGCTGGGCGCGAGCTTCTCCTACATCGGGAGGCTCCTCTTCGACTACCAGAACGTCATCCGCATCGCGGGGGGCGTCCTCATCACCATGTTCGGCCTCTACGTCGGGGACCGCGCCGTGGGCTTTAGGCTCCAGCAGAGCCTCCTCAAGCGCCCCGACTGGCTCGTGGGCGGGCTGGCCAGCCTGCTGCTCCTGGCCGGGCTGGCGGGCATCCGGGCGGGATCGCCGACGCTGGGCGGGGTGGCCTCGGCCGCGGCCCTCTACGCGCTGGCGGCCGTCTTCCTCCCCGCCCTCTCCCAGGAGCGGCGGTTCCACATCCGGAGCAAGCCCGCGGGCTGGGCCGGGAGCCTCCTCGTCGGCGTGACCTTCGCCGCCGGCTGGACCCCCTGCGTGGGGCCCATCCTGGGGAGCATCCTCCTCTACGCCGGCACCCAGCAGACGGCCGCGACGGGCATCTTCCTCCTCCTCGCGTACTCCCTCGGGCTGGGCGTCCCCTTCCTGCTGAGCGGCTTGGGGGTGGGCTACTTCTTCCGCTACTACCAGGGCTTCCGCGCCTGGTTCCGCACCATCGAGCTCGGCAGCAGCGCCATGCTCCTCGCCGTGGGCCTTCTCCTCATCTCCAACTACCTCAGCATCCTCTCCTCCTACCTGATCCAGTGGACGGGCTACACGGGGGTGTAA